The proteins below are encoded in one region of Sphingobium yanoikuyae:
- the leuD gene encoding 3-isopropylmalate dehydratase small subunit, with product MDKLTTVDGRAYPFGMKNVDTDIVIPAHWLKTISRAGLGKGAFEVLRKEPGNVFDDPEYAGSPILIAGDNFGCGSSREHAAWALGDLGIKVVIAPSFSDIFSGNAFKNGILTVVLPQEAIDRLMEVAKTDPIHVDLEQQSVTTQYQDRFSFEIDPFRKHCLLGGLDEIGLTLDEADVIDAFEAKDAALRPWLVPAVA from the coding sequence ATGGACAAGCTGACTACCGTTGACGGCCGAGCCTATCCGTTCGGGATGAAGAATGTCGACACCGACATCGTCATCCCGGCGCATTGGCTCAAGACGATTTCGCGCGCCGGCCTTGGCAAGGGCGCGTTCGAGGTGCTGCGCAAGGAACCGGGCAATGTCTTTGACGATCCCGAATATGCCGGCAGCCCGATTCTGATCGCGGGCGACAATTTCGGCTGCGGCTCCAGCCGTGAACATGCCGCCTGGGCGCTGGGCGATCTGGGCATCAAGGTGGTGATCGCGCCGAGCTTTTCCGACATTTTCTCGGGCAATGCGTTCAAGAACGGCATATTGACCGTGGTGCTGCCGCAGGAGGCGATCGACCGGCTGATGGAAGTCGCCAAGACTGACCCGATCCATGTCGATCTGGAGCAGCAGAGCGTTACCACCCAATATCAGGATCGCTTCAGCTTCGAGATCGACCCGTTCCGCAAGCATTGCCTGCTGGGCGGCCTGGATGAGATCGGCCTGACCCTGGACGAGGCGGATGTGATCGACGCGTTCGAGGCGAAGGATGCCGCTTTGCGCCCCTGGCTGGTGCCGGCCGTTGCCTAA
- a CDS encoding DUF1476 domain-containing protein, giving the protein MTTFDDRERAFENMFAHDQEMQFRIQARRNRLLGEWAAAKMGLTPEETDAYAKAVVQADFEEAGDEDVIRKLLGDMTQAGLDIDEAGVRTALDEQAVIARRMFIEAQ; this is encoded by the coding sequence ATGACCACTTTCGACGACCGCGAGCGCGCATTTGAAAATATGTTCGCGCACGACCAGGAGATGCAGTTCCGCATCCAGGCGCGCCGCAACCGCCTGCTGGGCGAATGGGCGGCCGCGAAGATGGGCCTGACCCCTGAGGAAACCGACGCCTATGCCAAGGCCGTCGTGCAGGCCGATTTCGAGGAAGCGGGCGACGAGGATGTCATCCGCAAGCTGTTGGGCGACATGACCCAGGCCGGCCTCGACATCGACGAAGCCGGCGTGCGCACCGCGCTCGACGAGCAGGCGGTGATCGCCCGCCGCATGTTCATCGAAGCGCAGTAA
- a CDS encoding isocitrate lyase produces MTYQSEIAKADTLIGGQGHWDGIAPESVARMRLQNRFQSGLDIARYTAKIMRADMAAYDADPANYTQSLGCWHGFIGQQKMISIKKHFGTTKGRYLYLSGWMVAALRSEFGPLPDQSMHEKTSVPALIEELYTFLRQADARELGGLFRDLDKARAEGDEVKAAKLQQQIDNYETHIVPIVADIDAGFGNAEATYLLAKKFIEAGACCIQIENQVSDEKQCGHQDGKVTVPHEDFLAKIRAVRYAFLELGIDDGVIVARTDSLGAGLTKQIAFTRQAGDIGDLYNGFLDCDPVDAGAIGHGDVLISRDGQLMKPKRLPSNLYQFRAGTGEDRCVLDCITALQNGADLLWIETEKPHIGQIGGMVSRIREVIPNAKLVYNNSPSFNWTLNFRQQVFDAWEAAGKDVSAYDRARLMSADYDATDLGIEADERIRTFQKDAAREAGIFHHLITLPTYHTAALSTDNLAKEYFGEAGMLGYVKGVQRQEIRQGIACVKHQNMAGSDIGDDHKEYFAGEAALKAGGTHNTMNQFAA; encoded by the coding sequence ATGACCTATCAAAGTGAAATCGCGAAGGCCGACACGCTGATCGGCGGCCAGGGCCATTGGGACGGCATCGCGCCCGAATCCGTCGCCCGCATGCGCCTGCAGAACCGGTTCCAGAGCGGCCTCGACATCGCCCGCTATACCGCGAAGATCATGCGTGCCGACATGGCCGCCTATGATGCCGATCCGGCCAACTATACCCAGTCGCTGGGCTGCTGGCACGGCTTTATCGGCCAGCAGAAGATGATCTCCATCAAGAAGCATTTCGGCACCACCAAGGGCCGCTACCTCTATCTCTCGGGCTGGATGGTCGCGGCGCTGCGCAGCGAGTTCGGCCCGCTGCCCGACCAGTCGATGCATGAAAAGACCAGCGTCCCCGCGCTGATCGAGGAGCTCTACACCTTCCTGCGCCAGGCCGACGCCCGCGAGCTGGGCGGCCTGTTCCGCGATCTCGACAAGGCCCGCGCGGAAGGCGACGAGGTCAAGGCCGCCAAGCTCCAGCAGCAGATCGACAATTACGAAACCCATATCGTCCCGATCGTTGCCGACATCGACGCCGGCTTCGGCAATGCGGAGGCGACCTATCTGCTCGCCAAGAAGTTCATCGAGGCCGGCGCCTGCTGCATCCAGATCGAAAATCAGGTCTCGGACGAAAAACAGTGCGGCCATCAGGACGGCAAGGTCACGGTCCCGCATGAGGACTTCCTCGCGAAGATCCGGGCGGTCCGCTACGCCTTCCTGGAACTCGGGATCGACGATGGCGTGATCGTCGCGCGCACCGACTCGCTGGGCGCGGGCCTGACCAAGCAAATCGCCTTCACCCGGCAAGCGGGCGACATCGGCGACCTGTATAATGGCTTCCTCGATTGCGATCCGGTCGATGCAGGCGCGATCGGCCATGGTGACGTCCTCATCAGCCGCGATGGGCAGTTGATGAAGCCCAAGCGCCTGCCGTCGAACCTGTACCAGTTCCGCGCCGGCACCGGCGAGGATCGCTGTGTCCTCGACTGCATTACCGCGCTCCAGAACGGCGCCGACCTGCTGTGGATCGAGACCGAAAAGCCGCATATCGGCCAGATCGGCGGCATGGTCAGCCGCATCCGCGAGGTGATCCCCAATGCCAAGCTGGTCTATAATAACTCGCCCAGCTTCAACTGGACGCTGAACTTCCGCCAGCAGGTGTTCGACGCCTGGGAAGCGGCCGGCAAGGATGTCAGCGCCTATGACCGGGCGAGGCTGATGAGCGCGGACTATGACGCCACCGACCTCGGCATCGAAGCGGACGAACGCATCCGCACCTTCCAGAAGGACGCGGCGCGCGAGGCGGGTATTTTCCACCATCTCATCACCCTGCCGACCTATCACACGGCGGCGCTCAGCACCGACAATCTCGCGAAGGAATATTTCGGCGAGGCCGGCATGCTGGGTTACGTCAAGGGCGTGCAGCGGCAGGAAATCCGTCAGGGCATCGCCTGCGTGAAGCACCAGAATATGGCCGGCTCCGACATTGGCGACGACCATAAGGAATATTTCGCCGGCGAAGCCGCGCTCAAGGCCGGAGGCACCCACAACACGATGAATCAGTTTGCGGCCTAA
- the grxD gene encoding Grx4 family monothiol glutaredoxin, translating into MTDAVQQRIADIVNGNDVVLFMKGTPLFPQCGFSSRAIAILEHLGVNYETVDVLQDQAVRQGIKTFSDWPTIPQLYVKGEFVGGSDIMMEMYEAGELQQLMTDNGVAAAN; encoded by the coding sequence ATGACCGACGCCGTGCAGCAGCGGATCGCCGACATCGTCAACGGTAATGACGTGGTGCTCTTCATGAAGGGCACGCCGCTCTTCCCCCAGTGCGGCTTTTCCAGCCGCGCGATCGCGATCCTGGAGCATCTGGGCGTGAATTACGAGACGGTGGACGTGCTCCAGGACCAGGCGGTTCGCCAGGGCATCAAGACCTTCTCCGACTGGCCGACCATTCCCCAGCTCTATGTGAAGGGTGAATTTGTCGGCGGCAGCGACATCATGATGGAAATGTACGAGGCCGGCGAGCTTCAGCAGCTGATGACCGACAACGGCGTCGCTGCGGCGAACTGA
- a CDS encoding glutathione S-transferase family protein — protein MAYTLITANRNYSSWSLRPWLLMKGLGIDFVDRIEPFAAPVNYSAFRSFSPTGQVPALIDGDRTVWDSLGILLYLTDRHAGVWPADADARAFAQCAVAEMHSGFSALRSTCTMNVGVRVELNLIEPALNKDIARLRELWEQGLARFGGPYLVGAEFSALDAFYAPVAFRVRSYGLDVGPIARGWVETMLAHPAMREWEQAALAETWREEGHEAELAAVGRVVEDYRAA, from the coding sequence ATGGCCTATACGCTCATCACCGCCAACCGGAATTATTCGAGCTGGTCGCTGCGGCCCTGGCTGCTGATGAAGGGGCTGGGGATCGATTTCGTCGATCGCATCGAGCCCTTTGCCGCGCCGGTCAATTACAGCGCCTTTCGCAGCTTTTCGCCGACGGGACAGGTGCCGGCGTTGATCGATGGTGATCGCACGGTTTGGGATTCGCTCGGCATCCTTCTCTATCTGACCGACCGGCATGCGGGCGTCTGGCCTGCCGATGCCGATGCGCGGGCCTTTGCCCAGTGTGCGGTGGCGGAAATGCACAGCGGCTTTTCCGCGCTGCGATCGACCTGCACCATGAATGTCGGGGTGCGGGTGGAGCTGAACCTGATCGAGCCGGCGCTGAACAAGGATATCGCCCGGCTGCGCGAACTCTGGGAGCAGGGACTGGCGCGCTTTGGCGGGCCCTATCTGGTCGGCGCGGAGTTCAGCGCGCTCGACGCCTTCTATGCGCCGGTCGCCTTCCGGGTGCGCAGCTATGGCCTGGACGTTGGGCCGATCGCGCGCGGCTGGGTCGAAACCATGCTGGCCCATCCCGCGATGCGCGAATGGGAACAGGCGGCGCTGGCCGAAACCTGGCGCGAGGAGGGCCATGAGGCGGAGCTGGCGGCGGTCGGCCGCGTGGTCGAGGATTATCGCGCGGCGTAA
- a CDS encoding BolA/IbaG family iron-sulfur metabolism protein — protein sequence MPMAADDIAEMIKTAIPDAQVEITDLAGDGDHYAAKVVSESFRGMTRVAQQRAVYAALGGRMGGVLHALQLTTAVPN from the coding sequence ATGCCGATGGCAGCAGACGATATTGCCGAGATGATCAAGACCGCGATCCCGGATGCGCAGGTCGAGATCACCGACCTTGCCGGCGACGGCGATCATTATGCGGCGAAGGTCGTGTCCGAGAGCTTTCGTGGGATGACTCGGGTGGCGCAGCAGCGCGCAGTCTATGCGGCGCTGGGCGGACGCATGGGCGGGGTGCTTCACGCCTTGCAACTGACCACCGCCGTTCCCAACTAA
- the leuC gene encoding 3-isopropylmalate dehydratase large subunit, whose amino-acid sequence MVKPRTLYEKIWDAHVVERRPDGTCLIYIDRHLVHEVTSPQAFEGLRLAGRKVRRPDLTLAVPDHNLPTTPRRDAEGHRIPIADPESAQQLAALERNAPEFGVRLIGDADPEQGIVHVVGPEQGFTLPGTTLVCGDSHTSSHGALGALAFGIGTSEVEHVLATQTLLLKQSKTMQVVVEGELGYGVTPKDVALAICGTIGTAGGTGYVMEYRGSVFRDMSIEGRLTVANMSIEAGARSGLFAPDDKTFAYIEGRPMAPKGADWDAAVAWWKTLHTDEGAVFDKTVVIDAADIVPNVTWGTSPEDVVPVTGVVPDPESFADASKRAAAQKSLDYMGLSAGQKMEDVAIEHVFIGSCTNSRIEDLRAAAGLLKGRHIAAGIKHAMVVPGSGLVKRMAEAEGLDRIFLDAGFEWREPGCSACLGMNPDKVPAGERCASTSNRNFMGRQGPGSRTHLVSPEMAAAAALTGRLTDVRALMGEKEGMVA is encoded by the coding sequence ATGGTTAAGCCACGCACCCTCTATGAGAAGATCTGGGACGCGCATGTCGTTGAACGGCGTCCCGATGGAACCTGCCTGATCTATATCGATCGTCACCTCGTGCATGAAGTGACGAGCCCGCAGGCGTTTGAAGGCCTACGCCTTGCCGGGCGCAAGGTGCGCCGGCCCGACCTGACCCTTGCTGTCCCCGACCATAATCTGCCGACCACGCCGCGCCGCGACGCCGAGGGGCATCGCATCCCGATCGCCGACCCGGAAAGCGCGCAGCAGCTTGCCGCGCTGGAACGCAATGCGCCGGAGTTCGGCGTGCGCCTGATCGGTGACGCGGACCCGGAACAGGGCATCGTCCATGTCGTCGGCCCGGAACAGGGCTTCACCCTGCCGGGCACCACTCTGGTCTGTGGCGACAGCCATACCAGCTCGCACGGCGCGCTGGGCGCGCTGGCCTTCGGCATCGGCACGTCCGAGGTCGAGCATGTGCTGGCGACCCAGACGCTGCTGCTGAAGCAGTCGAAGACCATGCAGGTCGTGGTCGAGGGTGAGCTGGGCTATGGCGTCACCCCCAAGGATGTGGCGCTGGCAATCTGCGGCACGATCGGCACCGCCGGCGGCACCGGCTATGTCATGGAATATCGCGGGTCGGTGTTCCGCGACATGTCGATCGAGGGCCGCCTGACCGTCGCCAACATGTCGATCGAGGCGGGCGCCCGGTCCGGCCTGTTCGCGCCGGACGACAAGACCTTCGCCTATATCGAGGGCCGTCCGATGGCGCCCAAGGGCGCCGACTGGGATGCGGCCGTCGCCTGGTGGAAGACGCTGCACACGGATGAAGGCGCGGTGTTCGACAAGACCGTCGTTATCGACGCGGCCGACATCGTCCCCAACGTCACCTGGGGCACCAGCCCCGAGGATGTCGTGCCGGTGACCGGCGTGGTGCCGGATCCGGAAAGCTTCGCCGATGCGTCGAAGCGCGCCGCCGCGCAGAAGTCGCTCGACTATATGGGCCTGTCCGCAGGGCAGAAGATGGAAGATGTCGCGATCGAGCATGTCTTCATCGGCAGCTGCACCAACAGCCGGATCGAGGATCTGCGCGCCGCCGCCGGCCTGCTGAAAGGGCGGCATATCGCCGCCGGCATCAAGCATGCGATGGTCGTGCCGGGATCGGGCCTGGTCAAGCGCATGGCCGAGGCCGAGGGGCTGGACCGCATCTTCCTCGACGCCGGTTTCGAATGGCGCGAGCCGGGCTGTTCGGCATGCCTGGGCATGAATCCGGACAAGGTGCCGGCCGGCGAACGCTGCGCATCGACCAGCAACCGCAATTTCATGGGCCGCCAGGGTCCGGGATCGCGCACGCATCTGGTCTCGCCGGAAATGGCGGCGGCTGCGGCGCTGACCGGCCGGCTGACCGATGTGCGCGCATTGATGGGTGAAAAAGAGGGGATGGTCGCATGA
- a CDS encoding LysR family transcriptional regulator, with protein MPDGPTSSPAATARRSRRQWTPDRQRRFLAARLETGNISHAAQMVGMSRSSAHRLRDRLAGTGFDRCWANALALHAARRADPLAPIRRHKGPIGR; from the coding sequence CTGCCGGATGGACCAACCTCTTCGCCCGCCGCGACTGCCCGGCGCTCTCGCCGCCAATGGACGCCCGATCGTCAGCGCCGCTTCCTCGCCGCGCGGCTCGAAACCGGCAATATCAGCCATGCCGCGCAGATGGTCGGCATGTCCCGCTCCAGCGCGCACCGGCTGCGCGATCGGCTCGCGGGCACCGGCTTCGACCGCTGCTGGGCCAATGCGCTGGCGCTCCACGCCGCCCGCCGGGCTGATCCGCTCGCGCCGATCCGCCGACATAAGGGGCCGATCGGTCGGTAA
- a CDS encoding DUF885 domain-containing protein, translating to MNRRQFLTTSGATALAASAPRAFAQPGSQDARLRAMLDGFFYERLDDSPEQATRLGLDTGARAALRGKLSDTSAAGAARDLARTKTQAKQLAGLDRAALSPASQLDYDVVAYQLDRAVGGERFAYGETAGRYAPYILSQLTGSYRETPDFLDSQHRVKDAADADAYLARLEAFPVSMDGELERQKADAAKGVFAPDYILDTTMKMQAALRDQPAAQTVLVASFAKKLAAAGLSPERAAQAERIVAEKVFPAVDRQRALVQQLRAKAVHDAGCWRLPDGEAFYAAAAEAATTTRLTGDEIHQMGLDQVASISSRIDAILKGEGMSQGSVGDRLVALNKRPDQLYPNTDPGREALLAQLNSQIKAMQARLGEAFNTVPKAPVEVRRVPVTIQAGAPGGYYQNASLDGSRPAIYFINLRDTFDRPKFGLATLTHHEAVPGHHLQVTVALESDSIPMIRRRGFYSGYSEGWALYSEQLADEMGMYKGDPLGQVGYLQSLLFRATRLVVDSGMHAKRWSREKATDYLIATTGIARGRSQGEIDRYTVWPGQACSYKIGHTVWNDLREQVKTAQGDKFDLKQFHEVLTLGAMPLDILKQAVRQRAGIA from the coding sequence GTGAACCGACGCCAATTTCTCACCACCAGCGGCGCCACGGCGCTGGCCGCATCCGCCCCGCGCGCCTTTGCGCAGCCGGGATCGCAGGATGCCCGCCTGCGCGCCATGCTGGACGGCTTCTTCTATGAGCGGCTGGACGACAGCCCGGAACAGGCGACCCGCCTCGGCCTCGATACCGGTGCCCGCGCGGCGCTGCGCGGCAAGCTCAGCGACACCAGCGCCGCCGGCGCGGCGCGCGACCTCGCCCGGACCAAGACGCAGGCGAAGCAACTGGCAGGCCTGGACCGCGCGGCGCTCAGCCCGGCCAGCCAGCTCGACTATGATGTCGTCGCCTATCAGCTCGACCGCGCCGTGGGTGGCGAGCGTTTCGCCTATGGCGAGACGGCGGGCCGCTATGCGCCCTATATCCTGAGCCAATTGACCGGCTCCTATCGCGAGACGCCCGACTTCCTCGACAGCCAGCACCGGGTGAAGGACGCGGCCGATGCCGACGCCTATCTGGCGCGTTTGGAGGCCTTCCCCGTCAGCATGGATGGCGAGCTGGAGCGACAGAAGGCGGACGCGGCCAAGGGCGTGTTCGCGCCCGACTATATCCTCGACACCACCATGAAGATGCAGGCGGCGCTGCGCGACCAGCCCGCCGCGCAGACCGTGCTGGTGGCGAGCTTCGCCAAGAAGCTGGCCGCCGCCGGCCTGTCACCCGAACGCGCGGCGCAGGCGGAAAGGATCGTCGCGGAGAAGGTCTTCCCCGCGGTCGATCGCCAGCGTGCGCTGGTGCAGCAGCTGCGCGCCAAGGCGGTGCATGACGCCGGCTGCTGGCGCCTGCCCGATGGCGAGGCCTTCTATGCCGCCGCCGCCGAAGCCGCGACCACGACCCGGCTGACCGGCGACGAGATCCACCAGATGGGCCTGGATCAGGTCGCCAGCATCTCGTCGCGGATCGACGCGATCCTGAAGGGCGAAGGGATGAGCCAGGGCAGCGTCGGCGACCGTCTGGTCGCGCTCAACAAGCGCCCCGACCAGCTCTACCCCAATACCGATCCGGGCCGCGAGGCGCTGCTGGCGCAGCTCAACAGCCAGATCAAGGCGATGCAGGCGCGGCTGGGCGAGGCGTTCAACACCGTGCCCAAGGCGCCGGTCGAGGTGCGCCGCGTGCCGGTCACGATCCAGGCGGGCGCGCCGGGCGGCTATTATCAGAACGCCTCGCTCGACGGGTCGCGGCCGGCCATCTATTTCATCAACCTGCGCGACACGTTCGACCGGCCCAAGTTCGGCCTCGCCACGCTGACCCATCATGAGGCGGTGCCGGGCCACCATCTGCAGGTGACGGTAGCACTGGAATCGGATTCGATTCCCATGATCCGCCGCCGCGGCTTCTACAGCGGCTATTCCGAAGGCTGGGCGCTCTATTCCGAGCAGCTCGCCGACGAGATGGGCATGTACAAGGGCGATCCGCTGGGCCAGGTCGGCTATCTCCAGTCGCTGCTGTTCCGCGCCACCCGGCTGGTGGTTGACAGCGGCATGCACGCCAAGCGCTGGAGCCGCGAGAAGGCGACCGATTACCTCATCGCCACCACCGGCATCGCGCGCGGCCGCAGCCAGGGCGAGATCGACCGCTACACCGTCTGGCCGGGCCAGGCATGCAGCTACAAGATCGGCCATACGGTGTGGAACGACCTGCGCGAGCAAGTGAAGACGGCGCAGGGGGACAAGTTCGACCTCAAGCAGTTCCACGAAGTGCTGACGCTGGGCGCGATGCCGCTCGACATCTTGAAGCAGGCCGTGCGCCAGCGGGCGGGGATCGCCTGA
- a CDS encoding M56 family metallopeptidase produces MSVWMAETLIATTLLMAMVMMLRRPVARWLGAGAAYWLWLLPLARMLLPTLPREVAAPSPLHNVVDQAGLPALLEIAPSPAAQAAATNIPWLEMAIGLWALGVVLFLVVQAIGYARFRRDILAGSTPLGEEGRIRLITSPQASGPLAFGIFRPYIVLPADFGLRYDAQEQDMAIAHERAHHERGDLAANMVALLLLALHWCNPVAWIAYRAYRADQETACDARVLSLYGQDQAHAYGRAILKAAGGRQFAGACHLTRITTLKGRLKMLSSHETSLKRISWGMAAVAMVVATGLALTASGSRAAQQMAAITDKVDQADFAKLTNLVSQPVSAREALPQAAPVPAAAPVPAAAPAPVAHADRVPPAPPVPPVPAADIVPPVPPVPPVPPVTVRSEPGRVIVTHANGRVETHRIPTEAEIARMVPVVDVREGCEGDKVTSHREFVDANGRRNIRVRICERAIEAQARKAERIAMLNARDAERMSRNAERAGRNAARAGLTAARAQIAASRMPESDRAEALRDIDQELADLDRNPD; encoded by the coding sequence ATGAGCGTCTGGATGGCCGAAACGCTGATCGCCACGACCCTGCTGATGGCGATGGTGATGATGTTGCGACGCCCGGTGGCGCGCTGGCTGGGGGCGGGGGCGGCCTATTGGCTGTGGCTGCTGCCGCTGGCCCGCATGCTGTTGCCAACGCTTCCGCGCGAGGTTGCCGCGCCTTCGCCGCTGCATAATGTCGTGGACCAGGCGGGCCTGCCGGCGCTGCTGGAGATCGCGCCATCGCCCGCGGCACAGGCGGCCGCGACAAACATCCCCTGGCTGGAAATGGCGATCGGCCTGTGGGCGCTGGGCGTCGTCCTGTTCCTGGTCGTGCAGGCGATCGGCTATGCCCGGTTTCGCCGCGACATATTGGCCGGATCGACGCCGCTCGGCGAGGAAGGGCGCATCCGCCTGATCACCAGTCCGCAGGCATCGGGGCCGCTCGCCTTCGGTATTTTCCGGCCCTATATTGTCCTGCCGGCCGATTTCGGGCTGCGCTATGATGCGCAGGAGCAGGATATGGCGATCGCCCATGAACGCGCCCATCATGAGCGCGGCGATCTGGCCGCCAACATGGTCGCGCTGCTGCTGCTGGCGCTGCACTGGTGCAATCCGGTCGCCTGGATCGCCTATCGCGCCTATCGCGCCGATCAGGAAACCGCCTGCGACGCGCGCGTCCTCTCGCTCTACGGCCAGGATCAGGCCCATGCCTATGGCCGCGCCATATTGAAGGCCGCCGGTGGTCGCCAATTTGCCGGCGCCTGCCATCTCACCCGCATCACCACGCTCAAGGGGAGGCTGAAAATGCTTTCGAGCCATGAAACATCGTTGAAGCGCATCAGTTGGGGCATGGCCGCCGTCGCCATGGTCGTTGCCACGGGCCTGGCCCTTACCGCGTCGGGCAGCCGCGCCGCGCAGCAGATGGCGGCGATCACCGACAAGGTCGATCAGGCCGATTTCGCCAAGCTGACCAACCTGGTGTCGCAGCCCGTATCGGCGCGGGAGGCCCTGCCGCAGGCCGCGCCGGTTCCCGCCGCCGCGCCCGTGCCGGCGGCAGCGCCCGCGCCGGTCGCCCATGCCGATCGCGTGCCGCCTGCACCGCCCGTGCCGCCGGTTCCGGCCGCCGACATCGTGCCCCCGGTTCCGCCGGTCCCGCCCGTGCCGCCGGTGACGGTGCGCAGCGAGCCGGGACGGGTGATCGTCACCCATGCCAATGGCCGGGTTGAAACCCATCGCATCCCGACCGAGGCGGAGATTGCCCGCATGGTGCCGGTGGTCGACGTGCGCGAAGGCTGCGAGGGTGACAAGGTCACCAGCCATCGCGAATTTGTCGATGCCAATGGCCGCCGCAACATCCGGGTGCGCATCTGCGAGCGGGCGATCGAGGCGCAGGCCCGCAAGGCGGAGCGGATCGCCATGCTGAACGCCCGCGATGCCGAGCGCATGTCCCGCAATGCCGAACGGGCAGGGCGCAATGCCGCGCGCGCCGGGCTGACCGCCGCCCGTGCCCAGATCGCCGCCAGCCGCATGCCGGAAAGCGATCGGGCCGAGGCACTGCGCGACATTGACCAGGAACTGGCCGACCTCGATCGCAATCCGGACTGA
- the hemW gene encoding radical SAM family heme chaperone HemW encodes MSPEVLLAPPAFTEALGLYVHWPFCVSKCPYCDFNSHVRDRIDADAWQAALLADLAHEAKKTGRRPLRSIFFGGGTPSLMPPRIAASLIEAAERHWGFSNDIEITLEANPNSVEAARFGDLAAAGINRVSLGLQALDNDALAFLGRAHDVDEGLGALDTARRIFDRVSFDLIYARPGQSESDWEAELARALSFGTGHLSLYQLTIEPGTRFATLAAQGKLTPVDPDHGATLYELTQAMTAEAGIPSYEISNHARPEQESRHNLIYWRYGDYVGIGPGAHGRRGGMATLRHKKPENWMSAVDRNGNGLQQEVPLQAEDKAREALLMGLRLGEGVDLARIAGLSGLPIGALVDDRAIDRMNDLGLVWRTGNRLQVSPAGMLLLDAILPEVVAV; translated from the coding sequence ATGTCACCCGAAGTCCTTCTCGCCCCACCGGCTTTCACCGAGGCTCTTGGCCTATATGTTCATTGGCCATTTTGTGTTTCGAAGTGTCCTTACTGCGATTTTAACAGTCATGTGCGCGACCGGATCGACGCCGATGCGTGGCAGGCTGCGCTGCTCGCCGACCTTGCCCATGAGGCGAAAAAAACCGGCCGGCGACCGCTCCGTTCGATCTTCTTTGGCGGTGGCACGCCGTCGCTGATGCCGCCCCGCATCGCCGCTTCCCTGATCGAGGCGGCGGAAAGACATTGGGGCTTTTCCAACGACATAGAGATCACGCTTGAGGCCAACCCGAACTCGGTGGAAGCCGCGCGTTTCGGCGATCTGGCGGCCGCCGGGATCAACCGCGTGTCGCTCGGCCTGCAGGCGCTCGACAATGATGCCCTGGCCTTCCTGGGGCGGGCCCATGACGTCGATGAAGGGCTGGGCGCACTCGACACGGCTCGTCGCATTTTTGACCGGGTGAGCTTCGATCTCATCTACGCGCGCCCCGGCCAGAGCGAATCGGACTGGGAAGCGGAGCTGGCACGCGCCCTCTCCTTCGGCACCGGCCATTTGTCGCTCTATCAGTTAACGATCGAGCCGGGCACGCGCTTCGCCACGCTCGCCGCGCAGGGCAAGCTGACACCGGTCGACCCGGATCATGGCGCCACCCTTTATGAGCTGACCCAGGCGATGACGGCGGAGGCCGGCATCCCTTCCTACGAGATCAGCAACCATGCCCGACCGGAACAGGAAAGCCGCCACAACCTCATCTACTGGCGCTATGGCGACTATGTCGGCATTGGCCCCGGCGCCCATGGCCGCCGCGGCGGCATGGCGACATTGCGCCACAAGAAGCCGGAAAACTGGATGAGCGCGGTCGATCGCAACGGCAACGGCCTGCAACAGGAAGTGCCGCTGCAGGCCGAGGACAAGGCGCGCGAGGCGCTGCTGATGGGATTGCGTCTGGGCGAAGGGGTCGATCTGGCCCGGATCGCCGGCCTCTCGGGCCTGCCGATCGGCGCGCTGGTGGATGATCGGGCGATCGACCGGATGAATGATCTGGGGCTGGTCTGGCGAACCGGCAACCGGCTTCAGGTCAGCCCGGCGGGCATGTTGCTGCTCGACGCCATCCTGCCCGAAGTGGTGGCGGTCTAA
- a CDS encoding BlaI/MecI/CopY family transcriptional regulator, with amino-acid sequence MSEKISEAELVVMEALWEQAPATANDVADRVTAERDWSLQTVKTLLSRLMAKEVIAADQDGRRFLYRPLVAREDYVASESGRLVNRLFGGRISPLVAQLASQDQLSADDIAELEEILKGLKS; translated from the coding sequence GTGAGCGAGAAGATCAGCGAAGCGGAACTGGTGGTGATGGAAGCGCTGTGGGAACAGGCGCCGGCAACCGCCAATGACGTCGCCGATCGCGTCACCGCCGAACGCGACTGGAGCCTGCAGACGGTCAAGACCTTGCTGTCGCGGCTGATGGCCAAGGAGGTGATCGCCGCCGACCAGGATGGCCGCCGCTTCCTCTATCGCCCGTTGGTGGCGCGCGAGGATTATGTGGCGAGCGAGTCCGGCCGGCTGGTCAATCGCCTGTTCGGCGGTCGCATCTCTCCCCTGGTCGCCCAGCTGGCGAGCCAGGACCAGTTGAGCGCGGATGATATCGCGGAGCTTGAGGAAATCCTGAAGGGGTTGAAATCATGA